AGCGATCCGACCGGATTCTCGCGGAACTCCTCGTCGAGCCCCGGGATCAGGCGGGCGAGATCGGGGAAGACTCTCTCGAAGTACGCGAGCACTTCGTCGCGGCCCGTGAGAGCGGAGAATCCGTGCTCGCCGTCGAACGGCCAGAAGCAAGTGCAGGTGAACGACCCGTCCCGGTTCGGGAGGGCGATCGTCATGAAGCCGCCCCGGGGCCAGATGTGGAGGGCGTCCGGCTCCAGCGCGTGGCGTCCGTCGCGGCCCGGCGGAATCGTGAGCTCCTTGTACCCGTGCTCGAGGTACGACTGCGAGCACTCGAACCGGTCGGTGCGCTGCATCGCGGCGCGCACCTCGGAGAAGGCGCCGTCCCCTCCGACCACCGCGTCGGCCTCCTGGACCTCCACGGCGCCCGTCCCCAGGACCTCGAACGTCGCGGCGGCGCGGTCCAGTTCGACACCCACGCAACGCCTGCCGAACGTCACCTCGACGTTCGGGATCGACTCCGCCGCCTCCACGAGGATCCGGTTGAGCGCCGCGCGGGATACGGAGCGGAGAACGTGCTCCGCCGACGAGCCGTACGGCTGGAACGCGATTGCCCCCGACGGCGCGTGGATCCGGCGGCCCCGCATCGGAACCGCCGCCTCGAGGACCGGGGCGGCGAGCCCGACCTGCTCCAGCGCGTGGAGGCCGCGGACCGAGATCGCGAGGTTGATCGACCGGCTCCGACCGAGGGGTCCCGTCCGCGGGTCGTTTCGGCGCTCGAAGACCCGGACTTCGTGCCCGCGCCGGCCGAGGAACACCGCGGTGAGCGCCCCCCCGAGGCCCGCGCCCACGATCGTAAACCGCCTCCGGCGCCGGTCGCCCTCGGCCATCGCTTCAGCTTCCGCCGCCGGCGAGGAGGGCGGCGAATCGCCGGACCTCGTCGAAGGTGTTGTAGAGGGGAACGGGGGCCGCGCGGATCACGTCGGGCTCCCGGAAGTCCACCACCGCCCCCGCCTCCCCGAGCTTCCGGGCTCGCTCCCGTGCGCGGCCGGCGACGCGAAGGGAGAGCTGACAGCCTCGCGCCCCGGGATCGCGAGGGGTCAGGATCGTGAACGGCGAATCCGGGATGCGGTCGATCAGCCACTCGAGATACCCGGTGAGGAGCACCGATTTCGCTCGGAGAGCGTCCATGCCGGCCTCGTCGAAGAGCGCGAGCGAGGCCCTGAGCGGCGCCATGGCGAGGATCGGCGGGTTCGAGACCTGCCAGCCGTCGGCGCCCTCCCTCGGAACGAACTCCGGCTCGAGCTGCATGCGGAAGCGCGTCCCGGGCTCGTTTCCCCACCATCCCGCCATCCTGGGCAGGGCCTTGTTCCGGCCGTGGCGCTCGTGCACGAAGCAGCCGGCGACGGCGCCGGGGCCCGCGTTGAGGTACTTGTAGGAACACCAGACCGCGAAATCGACGTCCCAGTCGTGGAGCCTCAGGGGGACGTTCCCCGCCGCGTGCGCGAGATCGAGCCCGACGACCGCCCCCACCGCCCGCGCGGCGCGCGTCAGGCGCTCGAGGTCGAACCGTTGCCCCGTGTGGAACTGCACGCCGCTCAGGAGGACGAGCGCGATCTCGCGGCCGCGCCGGTCCAGGAGATCCTCGAGATCCTCCGTCCTGAGCGTCGCCTCGCCCTCGCGGGGCCTCGCGATCACCAGCGCCTCCCGCGGGTCGTGTCCGTGGAGGACGATCTGCGACGCGGCGGCGTAGGTATCCGAGGGGAACGCGGCGTCCTCCATCAGGACCGCGTGGCGATCGGCGGTCGGTCGGTAGAAGGTCGCCATCATGAGGTGCAGGTTCACGGTGAGGGAGTTCATCATGACGACCTCCCCCGGAACCGCTCCGACGAGCCGCGCGCCCACGTCCTGGAAGACCTCGTGGTAGCAGTACCAGGGCGTTTTCGCCCGGAAGTGGCCCTCGACGCCGAGACGCGCCCAGACCTCGAGCTCTTCGTCGACGAGCGCCCTCGCGTCGAGCGGTTCGAGGCCCAGCGAGTTGCCGTTGAAGTAGATGAGGGTCCGGCCGTCGCCTCGCCGCGGGAGGTGGAACCGCCGGCGGAATCGCGCGAGCGGATCCTCGGCGTCCATGAGGAGCGCGAACGCCTCGCTCCCGCGATAGGGAACGGCGGCGGTGCTCACGGCGTCGCGCTCCGCGCGACGCGGAAGCGCTCCCGAACGGGGTCGAGGCCGAGGAACTCGAGGGCGTTCTCCCCCAGGATCCGACCTTTCGTCTCGGCGTCGAGGTCGGGCATCGACTCCACGAGGCGGCCCGGGACGGGCTCGCCGAGGGGGAATGGGTAGTCCGAACCCAACGCGACCCGGTCCCTGCCCACGAGGTCGAGGAGCGTTCGAAGGGCCGTGGGATCGTGGACGAGCGAATCGACGTAGAAACGTCCCAGGAAATCGCGGGGGGGCCTCGAGGTCCCCACCGCGCAGAGGTCCGGCCGCGCCTCGAATCCGCGCTCGATCCGGCCGAACGTCCCCGGGAACGACCCGCCGCCGTGGGCGAAGCCGATCCTGAGCCCCGGAAGCCGATCGAGCACCCCGCCGAAGATCACGGAGCAGATGGCGAGACAGGTCTCGGCGGGCATCCCGACGAGCCAGGGCAGCCAGTACCTCGGCATGCGCTCCCGTCCGAGAACGTCCCAGGGATGCACGAACAGCGCCGCGCCGAGATCGCGCGCCGCCTCGAGCACGGGGAAGACGCGCGGGTCGTCGCCAACTGCCCGGCCATTCTGTTCGGCGATGTCGGTCCCGGGGCATGGCCTGTAGGAACGGGTCATCCATGCTTTGGTTGCACCGAAGAAGGAATCGGATTCACCAAGGGCATCCATCAACTGGCCGAGCTCAAAAACGTGACGC
This portion of the Terriglobia bacterium genome encodes:
- a CDS encoding FAD-dependent monooxygenase, producing the protein MAEGDRRRRRFTIVGAGLGGALTAVFLGRRGHEVRVFERRNDPRTGPLGRSRSINLAISVRGLHALEQVGLAAPVLEAAVPMRGRRIHAPSGAIAFQPYGSSAEHVLRSVSRAALNRILVEAAESIPNVEVTFGRRCVGVELDRAAATFEVLGTGAVEVQEADAVVGGDGAFSEVRAAMQRTDRFECSQSYLEHGYKELTIPPGRDGRHALEPDALHIWPRGGFMTIALPNRDGSFTCTCFWPFDGEHGFSALTGRDEVLAYFERVFPDLARLIPGLDEEFRENPVGSLVTVRCAPWHHRGRAVLLGDAAHAVVPFYGQGANAAFEDCVVLDECLVGGDGDLEGAFRRFESRRKEHADALADLALGNFVEMRDRTASRLFLAGKKAEKVLNRLFPRSFVPLYQLVTFSRTPYADAVRRARRQWRAVFWAFALLGLGLLAAASMVILR
- the kynU gene encoding kynureninase, coding for MDAEDPLARFRRRFHLPRRGDGRTLIYFNGNSLGLEPLDARALVDEELEVWARLGVEGHFRAKTPWYCYHEVFQDVGARLVGAVPGEVVMMNSLTVNLHLMMATFYRPTADRHAVLMEDAAFPSDTYAAASQIVLHGHDPREALVIARPREGEATLRTEDLEDLLDRRGREIALVLLSGVQFHTGQRFDLERLTRAARAVGAVVGLDLAHAAGNVPLRLHDWDVDFAVWCSYKYLNAGPGAVAGCFVHERHGRNKALPRMAGWWGNEPGTRFRMQLEPEFVPREGADGWQVSNPPILAMAPLRASLALFDEAGMDALRAKSVLLTGYLEWLIDRIPDSPFTILTPRDPGARGCQLSLRVAGRARERARKLGEAGAVVDFREPDVIRAAPVPLYNTFDEVRRFAALLAGGGS
- a CDS encoding amidohydrolase, which codes for MLLSLLVAPAPRSFVAIFGKFARELDSGNRRRADQTSDQCCRRHGCPFSFFFSDSWIGGGWRHVFELGQLMDALGESDSFFGATKAWMTRSYRPCPGTDIAEQNGRAVGDDPRVFPVLEAARDLGAALFVHPWDVLGRERMPRYWLPWLVGMPAETCLAICSVIFGGVLDRLPGLRIGFAHGGGSFPGTFGRIERGFEARPDLCAVGTSRPPRDFLGRFYVDSLVHDPTALRTLLDLVGRDRVALGSDYPFPLGEPVPGRLVESMPDLDAETKGRILGENALEFLGLDPVRERFRVARSATP